Proteins from a genomic interval of Lolium perenne isolate Kyuss_39 chromosome 1, Kyuss_2.0, whole genome shotgun sequence:
- the LOC127300664 gene encoding probable cytokinin riboside 5'-monophosphate phosphoribohydrolase LOGL10 encodes MRQSRFKRICVFCGSSQGKKRSYHDAAIELGNELVARGVDLVYGGGSIGLMGMVSQAVYDGGRHVIGVIPKTLMTPEISGQTVGEVRAVADMHQRKAEMARQSDAFIALPGGYGTLEELLEVITWAQLGIHHKPVGLLNVDGYYNSLLTFIDKAVEEGFINTCARRIIVLAPTAEELMEKLEDYVPYHDRVASKLNWDIAAEIEPLPLAYLH; translated from the exons ATGAGGCAGTCGAGGTTCAAGAGGATCTGCGTCTTCTGCGGCAGCAGCCAGGGCAAGAAGAGGAGCTACCATGATGCCGCCATTGAGCTCGGCAACGAGCTG GTGGCGAGGGGCGTGGACCTGGTGTACGGCGGCGGCAGCATCGGCCTCATGGGGATGGTCTCGCAGGCAGTGTACGACGGCGGCAGGCACGTCATAGG TGTCATTCCCAAGACTCTCATGACCCCAGAG ATAAGTGGGCAGACGGTGGGGGAGGTGAGGGCCGTAGCGGACATGCACCAGAGGAAGGCAGAGATGGCGAGGCAGTCTGACGCCTTCATTGCCCTGCCTG GAGGGTATGGTACACTGGAGGAGCTGCTCGAAGTGATTACATGGGCGCAGCTGGGCATCCATCACAAGCCG GTTGGGCTGCTGAACGTGGATGGGTACTACAATTCGCTGCTGACCTTCATCGACAAGGCCGTGGAGGAAGGGTTCATCAACACTTGCGCCCGCCGCATCATCGTGCTCGCCCCGACTGCCGAGGAGCTCATGGAGAAGCTTGAG GATTACGTGCCTTACCACGACAGGGTCGCGTCGAAGCTGAACTGGGATATAGCAGCGGAGATAGAGCCCCTACCCCTAGCGTACTTACACTAG